The following are from one region of the Aquirufa lenticrescens genome:
- a CDS encoding ABC-F family ATP-binding cassette domain-containing protein gives MLQVSNVSLRFGKRVLFEEVNIKFTEGNCYGLIGANGAGKSTFLKILSGEIESQTGSVSMNPGERMSILKQNHFEYEEVEVLQTVIMGNKRLYDIMLEKDAIYLKEDFTEEDGNKAADLEAEFAELNGWEAESEAGSLLGGLGISADLHYTLLKDLNGSDKVKVLLAQALFGNPDILLLDEPTNNLDIDSILWLEGYLMNFKNTVIVVSHDRHFLDNVCTHIADLDFGKIQLYGGTYTFWYESSQLAARQRTDQNKKTDEKRKELEEFIRRFSANVAKSKQATSRQKMLDKLQVDDIKPSSRKYPFINFKPEREAGDQLLSVENLSATTEDGVPLFTNLSFTINKGDKVALLAKDSLAITALLDILAGENTKFTGEYKWGVTTTQTYLPNDNAKYFEDDSMNLVDWLRQYSTEKDESFIRGFLGRMLFSGDEALKKCTVISGGEKQRCMFSRMMLSGANVLLFDEPTNHLDLESITALNNGMIEFPGTMLFTCHDHQLTDTVANRVIEIGSKGHLDKLMTYDEFITDPAVKAQRAALK, from the coding sequence ATGTTGCAAGTATCTAATGTGTCCCTTCGTTTTGGGAAAAGAGTCCTTTTTGAAGAAGTTAACATCAAATTTACAGAAGGTAATTGTTATGGTTTAATTGGCGCGAATGGCGCAGGTAAATCGACCTTCTTGAAAATATTATCGGGCGAAATTGAATCTCAAACGGGTTCTGTTTCTATGAACCCAGGTGAGCGTATGTCGATTTTGAAGCAAAATCACTTCGAATATGAGGAAGTAGAGGTATTGCAAACAGTGATTATGGGGAATAAGCGTCTTTATGATATTATGTTAGAAAAGGACGCTATTTACTTAAAAGAAGACTTCACCGAGGAGGATGGAAATAAAGCAGCGGATTTAGAAGCTGAATTTGCAGAATTAAATGGTTGGGAAGCAGAATCGGAAGCTGGTTCTTTATTGGGTGGTTTAGGTATTTCAGCTGATCTACATTATACTTTATTGAAGGATTTAAATGGTTCTGATAAAGTGAAAGTGTTATTAGCACAAGCTTTATTTGGTAATCCTGATATTTTATTACTGGATGAACCTACCAATAACTTGGATATTGATTCCATTTTATGGTTAGAAGGTTATTTGATGAACTTCAAAAACACGGTGATTGTGGTTTCTCACGATCGTCACTTCTTAGATAATGTGTGTACACACATAGCTGACTTAGATTTTGGCAAAATTCAATTATACGGTGGTACTTATACCTTCTGGTATGAGTCCTCTCAATTAGCTGCGCGTCAACGCACAGATCAAAACAAGAAGACAGACGAGAAACGAAAGGAATTAGAAGAGTTTATTCGTCGATTCTCTGCGAACGTGGCGAAGTCTAAACAAGCTACCTCTCGTCAGAAAATGTTGGATAAATTGCAAGTGGATGATATTAAGCCGTCCTCTCGTAAGTATCCTTTCATTAATTTCAAACCAGAAAGAGAGGCAGGGGATCAATTATTGAGTGTGGAAAATTTATCGGCTACCACGGAAGATGGGGTACCTTTGTTTACGAACCTTTCCTTCACTATTAATAAAGGAGATAAAGTGGCATTATTAGCTAAGGATTCATTGGCAATCACCGCTTTATTGGATATTCTAGCCGGCGAAAACACGAAATTTACGGGTGAGTATAAATGGGGAGTAACCACTACTCAGACTTATTTGCCTAATGACAATGCCAAATACTTTGAAGATGATTCGATGAATCTAGTGGATTGGTTACGTCAATACTCTACAGAGAAAGACGAAAGTTTCATTCGTGGTTTCTTAGGTCGTATGTTATTTTCAGGTGATGAGGCATTGAAAAAGTGTACAGTTATCTCAGGGGGAGAGAAACAACGTTGTATGTTCTCTCGTATGATGTTATCGGGTGCGAACGTGCTCTTATTTGATGAGCCTACGAATCACTTAGACTTAGAGTCGATTACAGCCTTGAATAATGGGATGATTGAATTCCCAGGAACAATGTTGTTCACGTGTCATGATCATCAATTGACAGATACCGTCGCGAATCGTGTGATTGAAATTGGTTCTAAAGGTCATTTGGACAAATTAATGACCTATGATGAGTTCATTACTGATCCTGCTGTGAAGGCACAAAGAGCAGCTTTAAAATAA
- the pyrE gene encoding orotate phosphoribosyltransferase, translating into MQNLTIPQEVAQHLLKIQAIQLRPDQPFTWASGWNSPIYCDNRVSLSFPEVRTYIKNCLSAAVKAYFPQADIIAGVATAGIAQGALVADFLDLPFCYVRPEPKKHGMGNQIEGKVEKGQKVVLIEDLISTGGSSLKAADALKEAGVEVLGMVAIFTYGFEIASDNFKNANIPLYTLSDYNALIEEAVKLDYVTETQLLTLQDWRISPSTWRK; encoded by the coding sequence ATGCAAAATTTGACGATTCCTCAAGAAGTAGCCCAACACCTATTAAAGATTCAAGCGATTCAATTACGTCCGGATCAACCTTTCACTTGGGCATCTGGCTGGAATTCTCCCATTTATTGCGATAACCGCGTTTCCTTGTCTTTTCCTGAGGTACGTACTTATATCAAAAATTGCTTGTCCGCAGCTGTAAAAGCCTACTTCCCGCAAGCAGACATCATTGCTGGGGTAGCAACCGCTGGAATTGCGCAAGGTGCTTTAGTAGCTGATTTTTTAGACTTACCCTTTTGTTACGTTCGTCCTGAGCCTAAAAAACATGGAATGGGAAATCAAATCGAAGGTAAAGTGGAAAAAGGCCAAAAAGTCGTTTTAATCGAAGACCTTATCTCCACAGGTGGAAGTTCATTAAAGGCAGCCGATGCTCTGAAAGAAGCCGGTGTTGAAGTATTAGGTATGGTTGCCATCTTCACCTATGGTTTTGAAATTGCTTCAGATAATTTCAAAAATGCAAATATTCCCTTGTATACATTAAGCGACTATAATGCACTAATCGAAGAGGCCGTAAAATTAGATTACGTAACGGAGACTCAATTATTAACCTTACAAGACTGGAGAATTTCACCAAGCACTTGGCGAAAATAA
- a CDS encoding DUF3822 family protein: protein MEPTNSAETLHLRLNAENFREQLLAHPKKDIRIKTVQIEISNEYFLLIPNTFDSPTYRLGFLEKALGEHALVGKEIQQQAISAEDANLVFLVPSDWKDHISAHFPYAKISYTHTLATCLQRNDQQLTLYIEGKFAFASLYQGNKLQLANVYPFESAIELAFYLQSIRDAFSLNWTLYPPLLVSGSEEIADASLYQIPYVQS, encoded by the coding sequence ATGGAACCCACAAATTCGGCTGAAACTTTGCATCTGCGCCTAAACGCTGAGAATTTCCGGGAGCAATTATTAGCTCACCCGAAAAAGGATATCCGAATTAAAACGGTACAGATTGAAATCTCTAATGAATATTTCCTTTTAATTCCCAATACCTTTGATTCACCTACGTACCGCTTAGGCTTTCTTGAAAAAGCATTAGGTGAACACGCATTAGTAGGAAAAGAAATACAACAACAAGCCATTTCAGCAGAAGATGCCAACTTAGTCTTTTTAGTTCCTAGTGATTGGAAAGATCATATATCAGCACATTTCCCCTATGCAAAAATTAGCTACACTCACACGTTAGCCACGTGCTTACAACGAAACGATCAACAATTAACGCTTTATATAGAAGGGAAATTTGCTTTTGCTAGCCTTTACCAAGGAAACAAATTACAATTAGCGAATGTATATCCTTTCGAATCAGCCATTGAATTAGCCTTTTACTTGCAATCCATCAGAGATGCATTTTCTTTAAATTGGACCTTATACCCACCCTTATTGGTATCTGGATCAGAGGAAATTGCTGACGCATCACTCTATCAAATACCTTATGTCCAATCCTAA
- the coaD gene encoding pantetheine-phosphate adenylyltransferase, whose amino-acid sequence MSNPKKAFFPGSFDPFTKGHEDIVLRALALFDEVIIGIGQNSSKSRYFPLEKMEDYIRKTFEGKPVSVVTYQNLTANVAHEYGAKFIIRGLRNTTDFEYENSISQVNRHIHNELETVFLITSPHLAPISSTIIRDLHRYGSPVDQYLPYTLD is encoded by the coding sequence ATGTCCAATCCTAAAAAAGCATTTTTTCCAGGTTCTTTTGATCCTTTTACGAAAGGACACGAAGATATTGTACTTAGAGCTTTGGCTTTATTTGATGAAGTGATCATAGGTATAGGCCAAAACTCCTCCAAGTCACGCTATTTTCCATTAGAGAAGATGGAAGATTACATTCGCAAGACATTTGAAGGAAAGCCAGTTTCAGTGGTGACTTATCAAAACCTAACAGCGAATGTGGCCCACGAATATGGTGCCAAATTTATCATCAGAGGATTACGTAATACAACGGATTTCGAGTATGAAAACTCGATATCGCAAGTGAATAGACACATTCACAACGAGTTAGAGACGGTATTCTTAATCACTTCGCCTCATTTAGCACCTATAAGTTCCACCATTATCCGCGATTTGCATCGCTACGGAAGTCCAGTGGATCAATACTTGCCTTATACCTTAGACTAA
- a CDS encoding NUDIX hydrolase, with amino-acid sequence MVIFIDDRPIRIVKKKELGEMPSKEDFDLVLDARLSPLKVENFSGHTCIINASTDQVEKILMNLHAKSGIHFHALYLIVEDRKLFKQKIVKLYQLVEAAGGVVVNQDQDVLWMYRLGKWDLPKGKLEKNEKFETAAVREVEEECNVKAILGYKICTTYHTYTHKNKLVLKKTRWYSMNTNFTGKLIPQTEEGIEKVEWLNEKKQIQALTNTYSSIRYVIEKFKKLV; translated from the coding sequence ATGGTAATTTTTATTGATGATCGACCGATCAGAATTGTGAAGAAGAAGGAGTTGGGAGAAATGCCATCTAAAGAGGATTTTGATCTAGTCCTAGACGCTCGTTTATCTCCTTTGAAGGTGGAGAACTTCAGCGGTCATACCTGCATCATCAATGCAAGCACAGACCAAGTAGAGAAAATTCTGATGAATTTGCACGCTAAATCGGGTATTCATTTTCACGCGCTATACCTTATTGTGGAAGACCGTAAGCTGTTTAAGCAAAAGATTGTGAAGCTATATCAGCTAGTGGAAGCTGCTGGTGGAGTGGTAGTTAATCAGGATCAAGACGTTTTATGGATGTATCGTTTAGGAAAATGGGATTTGCCTAAAGGTAAATTGGAGAAGAATGAGAAATTTGAAACAGCGGCAGTTAGAGAAGTAGAAGAAGAGTGTAATGTAAAGGCAATTTTAGGCTATAAAATTTGTACTACCTACCATACTTATACGCACAAGAACAAGTTGGTTTTAAAGAAAACACGTTGGTATTCGATGAATACTAACTTCACTGGAAAACTTATCCCGCAAACGGAAGAAGGTATTGAGAAAGTAGAGTGGTTGAATGAGAAGAAGCAAATACAGGCTTTAACCAATACCTACTCTTCGATTCGTTACGTCATCGAAAAATTCAAGAAATTAGTCTAA
- a CDS encoding NADP-dependent glyceraldehyde-3-phosphate dehydrogenase: MPESNLQNLFPVAGEIPKEYDLTQPIEQKEYLVNGEMRQWKGKTQDVWSPIYVKTDKGFEQKRIGSYPITDAADAMEVLYAGVKAYSNGRGEWPSMTVAQRIECVEKFTQKMIQKRDEVVKLLMWEIGKSLGDSQKEFDRTVQYIYDTIGALKDIDRTSSTFLIEEGIIGQVRRSPLGVVLCMGPFNYPLNETFTTLIPALIMGNIVLFKPPKHGTLLHYPLLEAFKDSFPAGVINTLYGRGNSIIPQLMESGKIDVLTLIGSSKVADKLKKMHPKVNRLRAILGLDAKNAAIVTESADLESAINECLLGSLSFNGQRCTAVKIIFVHKSLVDKFNEGLAKRIKALKLGMMWESGVQITPLPEPNKPAYLTELIEDAKLHGAKVINEHGGENFKSIFFPALLYPVNSKMKVWHEEQFGPVVPVVPFESLDEPIDYIHESSHGQQVAIFGTDVNQISELIDATVNQVSRVNINAQCQRGPDSFPFTGRKDSAEGTLSVTAALRSFSIRTVVATKATQSNKDIVNAIVENQQSNFLSTRFIL, encoded by the coding sequence ATGCCAGAAAGCAATTTGCAAAACCTATTCCCTGTTGCGGGGGAAATCCCTAAAGAATACGATCTTACGCAACCTATTGAACAAAAAGAATATTTGGTCAATGGCGAGATGCGTCAATGGAAAGGCAAGACGCAAGACGTTTGGTCTCCTATCTACGTGAAAACAGACAAAGGTTTCGAGCAAAAACGTATTGGCTCCTATCCAATCACGGATGCGGCAGATGCGATGGAAGTTTTGTATGCTGGTGTTAAGGCTTATTCCAATGGCCGTGGCGAGTGGCCGTCTATGACGGTAGCACAACGAATCGAATGCGTGGAGAAATTCACTCAAAAAATGATTCAAAAGCGTGACGAGGTAGTCAAATTGTTAATGTGGGAAATCGGTAAATCACTAGGTGACTCTCAAAAAGAATTCGACCGTACGGTTCAATATATTTACGATACGATTGGTGCCTTAAAAGATATCGATCGTACTTCTTCTACTTTCTTAATCGAAGAAGGAATTATCGGGCAAGTAAGACGTTCCCCATTAGGCGTGGTACTTTGTATGGGACCATTTAACTATCCGTTGAATGAAACCTTTACTACGTTGATCCCAGCATTAATTATGGGAAATATCGTCTTATTCAAACCACCGAAACACGGTACTTTATTACATTACCCATTACTTGAGGCGTTTAAAGATTCATTCCCTGCAGGTGTTATCAACACACTTTACGGACGAGGAAATTCGATTATCCCTCAGTTAATGGAATCAGGTAAGATCGATGTATTAACTTTAATTGGTTCTTCTAAAGTAGCGGATAAATTAAAGAAAATGCACCCGAAAGTAAATCGTCTACGTGCTATTTTAGGCCTCGACGCTAAGAATGCGGCGATCGTAACAGAAAGTGCTGATTTAGAATCGGCAATTAACGAATGTTTACTAGGATCACTATCTTTCAATGGACAGCGTTGTACAGCCGTGAAAATCATTTTCGTTCACAAATCGTTAGTTGACAAGTTTAATGAAGGTTTAGCGAAACGAATTAAAGCGCTTAAATTAGGTATGATGTGGGAGTCAGGCGTTCAAATCACTCCACTTCCGGAGCCAAACAAGCCAGCTTATTTAACTGAATTAATTGAAGATGCGAAGTTGCACGGAGCTAAAGTAATCAACGAACATGGTGGAGAAAACTTCAAATCCATCTTCTTCCCTGCGTTGTTGTATCCAGTTAACAGCAAAATGAAGGTATGGCATGAAGAGCAATTTGGCCCAGTGGTACCGGTTGTTCCATTCGAAAGCCTAGATGAGCCAATTGATTATATCCACGAATCCTCTCACGGGCAACAAGTGGCCATTTTTGGAACGGATGTTAATCAAATTTCCGAATTAATCGATGCGACAGTAAACCAAGTTTCGCGCGTGAACATTAACGCTCAATGCCAACGCGGACCAGACTCCTTCCCTTTCACAGGTCGTAAGGATTCTGCTGAAGGAACGCTTTCCGTTACAGCGGCTTTACGTTCATTCTCGATTCGTACTGTGGTCGCTACAAAAGCTACCCAATCGAACAAAGATATCGTAAATGCGATCGTAGAGAACCAACAATCGAATTTCCTATCGACAAGATTTATTTTGTAA